A window of Rhododendron vialii isolate Sample 1 chromosome 11a, ASM3025357v1 genomic DNA:
GAATAGACAATATAGTGAGAAattcctataaaaaaattgCTTCCATTTggcattaataaaaaaaaatataagattcaAGGATCGTCATTTAAATATTTACTTCCTTACCAATCACTATAAACTCCTTGGATCCCTTTCATCGTTGTAATTTGTTTCCACATATGAATAAAATTTCTTCAGTTgccaatccaaaaaaatttcactaaatGCAGGCCAAGGTCTGCATGCAAATTACTAAAACCTAATGCATAGTTCAAATACAATATGTACTCCCATGGAGTATATATGGATATAAAGTTAGAGATTTGGCCTTCTGGAATTGGAATTTGACAGCGTCTCTCcaagaaaatttggaaaatccATTATAGAAACACCTCAGGAGTATTATTACTATGTCACTCTCATAAAGATAGTATTTTCCCAAACCAGATGTTCTGCACTAGGTTACAGGAAATCATCCTTCAAGATTCCAtgaaactcaaactcaaaattctcTTTGTCTGCATTTGTACAACAATGACAGACAAAATATCTCCAAAGCCAGTACaaaaaaagtcaagaattgatatTCTCAATAAACCTAACATATTAGAAACAGAGTTTGTAGAGATATAGCAATTCAATATGgagtttttgtatttctgtCCAATGACTTCACAAGGGTTATCACTTTTGTGAGATGGCATGCCTCTAGTAGACACTCTTTATGATCCTGGTAGACACTCATTAGGAAGGATCATTTCTCTTCTAATACACTCATTAAGAATGATCATGTCTCGCGTAGGTACCTTTTTGTGAAGGGTCATGTCATTTGCGAATACCAATTAGAAATGTCAGGGCTCTTGTAGCTAGGCATCCTTATGCTTTACATCCTTTTCTAAACGAACACACATTCCTTCCGAACAAATACATCCGATCCCAATTTAATATATACATGTTGTGACTGTCCATGTCCTTTGCGTGAAGTCTTTACTCATGCGAAAGAGTTGTTGAAATCagtcacaaaaatctctctcaacagaaaaatgaaactcacacacactcacaaaacACTTCCAACGACCTAATTGTGCAATTGGTAAGAGAGAATTCACACACAACACACCTCACAActaattcattaatcaactttcACAAAATATACAAATTACAAACTGCATATACACACATCTCATTCtcacacaatctctcacatatttcttcacacacacactcacaaacaCTGGTGGGGAAACCCCCTAGGGGGCTccaatctctctcctctctgctCTCTCTTATCCCACAAATTGCACACAATACAAACACACATACTTATAGGAACCACAATACACTCTCAGCCACACAATTCTCTCAACCCTGAACTTTCCCACTTCCCAAATAATTGTCTCTCAACCTATCTACAACCAAACCCCAATTGAATAAATAAACAAGATTAAATCTCCCACAATGATAATGGTACATAAGCACGATTGAGCTACTAAGTGCAACTGGTTTCATGAGGCTTGAGACGAATCGGAAGACCGTTTTcaggagatggagatggagatggctTAAAAATTATCCTCTCATTTGGAACTAATATTTTCCATTCGAACTTCTTCACCAAATTATAGATAAATACAAGTATCTCTAGTCGAGCATACTCTTTCCCGGGACATATTCGATGCCCTCCCCCAAAGGGTACGTATGCGTATGGCGTAGGTCCATTTCCTTCAAACCTAGTTGGATCAAATTCCTCCGGATTCGTGAAGCAGGCAGGATCTTTGTGAGTTGAGTGAACACTCCAACAGGCCTACAagaacaacaaattgaaaagaACTTCAAAAGCAATAAATTCACCTACCTAGACTTATAAATACCAAATTTTGGTATTCAGAACATTAGTCATCTTGAATGTCTCTAGACCCATACaaactaaataaacaaacaagCTTTACCTTCCACCCTTTAGGAATTGAAAAACCAGCAAAAGTGAAGTCGGTTAAAGCCTCTTTGAAACCCATTTGAGCAGGGGGTGCTAGCCTCATAGCCTCACATGCTACATTCCAAgtataactcatttttttttgtctgaccCATTTAGGAAATCCCCCGGCCCTTTGGCCTTTGCAATctccattatttttgaaaatacacaaacacaaacataatatatacatacaccAATGATACACAATCGAGTACATATCTGCAAAaggatattaaaaaaaaaaaaaacaaagatgaaaaaacagAAGATATCTGGGAAAGGACTAGGCTTTCGCCAATCGGGTTGCAAAAATCGCTTGTTTCTCTTGACATGACACCCTCGGTGACTTTTCACATGTCCcatcttttttccccttttagcCACCATCGGAGTTGGATTACTAATGAGGAGTGTCCACGTACATTGCTCTATTAGCTCGAACCTAGCTAAAACCTCTCAGCTCCGAAGTGCTGGTATGAGACCATTGGGCTAGAAGCCCAAGTCACGTGGATCATATGTGGacttaaatggtgcaaaagtttttttttttttttaaattaggtaaaaatcaAGCATATATAATACAACTTAAAATTTTTGTGATAGTCTACACCTGATCATAGTTTGAAGCCTACAATTTATAGAGGAAAGTACTCTTTGAAAATCGATCAAGTCAGATTTTGTTTGTGTATAGAACTTCTTGTCATTATGTTTTCGTATACTTTTATCACCGCTGGATTCAAATCTTGGAGCCGACCTGATTGTGGTTGTGCTAATTTTTTTACATGATTTCAACCACCACATTATTTGGATGATGATCAACTATATATAAAGATCCTACATGTACGGTTAAAAACTAGCCTGAGGTCTTTCCATGTATGCGTAGACCCAATCTGTTGGGAAGTATCTACAGAGTCCATGTCACATC
This region includes:
- the LOC131308381 gene encoding beta-amyrin 28-monooxygenase-like, with amino-acid sequence MSYTWNVACEAMRLAPPAQMGFKEALTDFTFAGFSIPKGWKACWSVHSTHKDPACFTNPEEFDPTRFEGNGPTPYAYVPFGGGHRICPGKEYARLEILVFIYNLVKKFEWKILVPNERIIFKPSPSPSPENGLPIRLKPHETSCT